Within Calliopsis andreniformis isolate RMS-2024a chromosome 4, iyCalAndr_principal, whole genome shotgun sequence, the genomic segment ACGTTATTGTTGCTAGTATCGTAAATACTATTGTATAGAGGATGACGTCAGAAATAAAAGTTTCGGTTTGCACACGTGAATATATGTAATACGTGTACGAATAAGAGTCCGCTTTTTAATATCAAGTTACCCAATGAATCCTAATGTCAAAAGGTATAAGAGTATGTTCGAATACCGTAACACGCGTGGTATTACTGTCACATTGTCAATCACACTATGTCGCGCCACGTCTAACCACCCTTTACTACTCCCGCTACCAACAGACCTCTAGCAGTCTGAACGAACACTGACGCGATATAAGCGTTGCAAAGCTTAGCCCGGCCTGACACAGATTTCCCGCTGGCCCAGCTGGTAGTTTGTTTGATTCGTTACTGCGCAGTCTCCATCTCGCTTGCTAACGGAAAGCCACGTTTTTGAACACGGATGTGTCTCTTGTTTATCGTCACCAAAGGCAGCAACAATCATTTTTAATCGTCTCAACGTTTTAATCCATCTGTGAACTTGTTTTCCGATCGATTCGTAAATCGTTTACGATTATTGGTATCGATTTGTAACTACCGTCAAGCTGACAGATGGCACACTCacatcttttattttttttatattttactgaGAAAATCTTTTGATTGCAAAAAATTAAAGTATAATGTTATTATACCTGTGCTGGTTCTCAGTTGTACGACGTAGACCGTCAGAAATAAATATGAATCCTATTAGATCTGGCTAAAACTAGGGCAACAAAGTACATTTGAGATTCTTCTGACCTCTGGTGAACTCGAAGACCGCGTCGCGGACTTTAATCTAGCTTCGCAGTTTTATGGTTGCTTTCAGGGACGTTTGAGAAAATTTGATATACGTATTTATAGAGTTACTTTCAGAATTATATTCAATTCaaaaattattattctattattggAATCGGATCAAACtttactctggttacaattattacaaTATCTTTGTTCAAAACATAATAATGTACGTTGTACCGTTGTTTAGAATACCGCATCGCTTTTTGCCTTTGTAAACGAATTTAATGgaagctgttttatttgttcCATGCCGCCAACGCTTTAAACTGCAATGGCCAGCTGTTTATCGGTCGTCCATTGTACACCTATGCATAAGTGATTTATACGTTGTACACGATGTGTTTGACGATTATgttattttttaagaaaatgATTGGTAtacaaaaataaagaaatatggTTCAATGGTATAAAATACCTGCGATACAAATTCAAGAGATTTGCGTCGTGAAAATTCGTGATTAGCTCGGGGTCCCCATTTAAATTCTACTTTTGACAAATCATTTTGTTCCACAACTGTCTTATTAATATATCCCTGATTGACAAAAACCTAAAAGAATAAGTCCTGGTTTAATTCCATTTGCTTGCACAATTTTCAGCATTTTATAAAACATTTCTCCTGTGTTCTAACTTCGCTTATTAAATGTTTAACATTGCCAAAATAACTGTCATGACGATTCTCTGAGCATTCGATGCCTAAATTTGTAAGGAAGTCCCACAGCAATTCTAAAGTAATTAGAAAAGTAATTAAAAAGATGATAGAGTATTTCTAATGTACAAAGGATGATGAAAAATTGTTTAACATTAGTACCTTCTGAGCATGATTCTTCGTGCATAAAGATATGAGTAAGGACTATAAATAATAGCACCTGCTGACAGCCTTCTCCTCTCAAAGGATATAAATGAGGAAATGTGTTGTCTATTTCGTTAACCAGCATATATTTGGTATTTTCTAGTTCAACTAGACGATATCCAAAAATCTGTCAATGTATTCATGTATACAAATGAACATTAAGAAAGTTATACTAAATAAAATTGCCATTATACCTTTGACAACAGATCCCCAGTTCTTTTCATTATAAATTGAAAGTGTTTTCCCTGGCCACCAAAGGCATTTTTAATTATACGTATTTTGTTAATAACTTGCTTTCGTTTGTCTAACAGAAAAAGGTATCTTATTACGCTATTAACAAGCTGACTTTGGTCTTCGGATATTGAACGATCATTAGAGTCTTGTTGCTGGTTGTTCAGCCTTCTGTGACTACTTGTACTGGGGACAGGCTGAGACAAAGATATAACATTACTACTTTTCCTCCTGACTCTCGATTGGGACAAACTCTTTTCTTCAAGCAAGTGTAATTTGTCTCGCTGTGAACCTGTATTTCAAGAAAAGATAAACAATTCTAaccaattatatggctgtaagaaACATCTCGCAATCACGACTTATTACCCATTTTAGAAAGAGTAGACACCAATGTTATATTATTTCAGAGATAAACACACTCATCGCATGTTCCAGGATTCTTCCTTTGACGTTGGAAGGTTATGAGGAGAACATGTACAATGCACGCATATACCATGTAGATTTGATAAAAAATATGTGTGTATGTACATTCGTTCATATGCATTTAAATATGGAATATCGCAAAAATCTGTTTACTGATAATAAGGGCACCCTTAATGACACAAACGTAAAGAAACGAATCAATTTCAACGAATAATAACTGATGACTGGCAGTAGGAACTGGTGGGAACGTGGGAACCATCACTAACTGTCAACTATCGTTTGTTTTGGTTACTTTCCCTTCCAACGTTTCTTTGATACATTAATCACACATCTGATATGTCGTAAATGAATTATAAGGACACTTAGACTCCAATTCCTCGTAATACGCTTAAATTAGTAAATAAACTTTTTAATGAATTTCATGATGTATCATTACTGCGTATTCGAATTCACTGGATTGGTTCATAGGTATTAGTGCTAGAGGGTGTGGCGATTCAGTGCCCATATGTCGAGCACAGTTTATTGTTAGTGTATTGTATGTCCGATAGGTGTCAGGAGTATGCAATTCTAAGATTTGTAAGATGTGTACCTTGACTTTATTTGATTGTTCTTATCTTTGCCATAAACGATGTATCGATGTATGTATGTACTATCTGTTAATTTTTGCTATGCTTTTAATCAGGAATACTGACCTGCATTATTGTCCTACCCGTCATACCCAGCGCTTACTAGAGGCCTCAAAATGACGTTGATATAATATGATGATGACGATAAGAAAAGCAACAGTAATAATAACAGCCTGTGAGCAAAACTGATTTTTATCATTGAAGAGAAAGAAATAACAGTGCAAAGAACAACTGTGTTGTCGTGGGATGATTCTTAAACAGCTTGTAGTCTGAatatatatgaatatatatgcatgtgtatgtgtacatatacatatatcgcCGGGAACGAGCAGAGGAAACTCGTATGCAAGAGCTTGGCGCCACACTGTCGCATCGTTTACTTATACAGAATCACTCCCGCACAGACTATAGAGAAACGTGTAAGTAAATACGCGATGCGCGGTTGTGTCGAAGAAACACCAGCGACAGAGACATAGAAAGATAAAGAGACGGATAATGAAGGAGTTGCGGTAAATTCCCGCTCTCTTTTGCGACCTTTGCCACTTACCGCACTTGTTAATATTTCAGTTAATTATCGAGTCCAAAAAGAAAGATGCACGAATGAGGAGAGTACAATAAGAAGGAGAATTAGTAAATCATAATTTGAGTAATTGGTTCTTCGGAAAGATTATTCTATAAACGAGAAGAGTGAGAATCAGGTCTAGGATTAAAGGTAAGTAAAGCGTAGTTAGGTTTGCGTAGGTAGTTCGATGCGTCGCGACTTGCATTCTTGTCTGGTTGCATCGCGTCGGCCGACATCGGCCTGGTCAGCTGGCGCCAACGCTCTACCCGCTTCCCACTCTACACATTGTACACAGTTACACGCACACACACTCTACTGTACCTCGTGAACCGTTTCATTCTTTTTATTAATCTACCTAATATTCTTTCAGTTTCGCTTCTTTTAGATCGCTTCTTTATATCGTGACGCGTATCCTCTCGATTACAAGTACAAGCCAGCCAGCCGGGAGGCGAGATGTTACGCGAGATGTTACGCGAGATGTTACGCGAGATGTTACGCGAGATGTTACGCGAGAAATGGTGAATTTCGGCTTCCTTTATCGCCTTGTTAATTAACAGTCAATGGCATTATCAAATGAAGCCTAGAAAATTGCATATTATGTAGACGGATTCGATGCGCAGCAATGTTTTCGTTCAACTATCTTTATCGTTGAGCATTAGTAGGCGTACGAGCGCAGTACTGATAACAAGTTCGGTATCGCGCAGGTAAATGCCTACATACTCGTAGAATCTGGTTGCAACCGGTTGCAGTCACTGATAGATAGATGGCTAGAGATCGAAGCAGCTGTTGCTCGCATCCTTCCGAATTTGCAGTCGAATCAGAGGAGTGAAAAGTTTATGCGTCATAACCAATCAAATATACTGACGTCACTTTTATGTtcgtcttttattttattttcattttaatgaAGATAAGTGCATCCATCCGCGATAGTTGCGCAAATCGGATGAAAACATTCGTACGTACATACATAATAAATTATGCACATACCTACATACAATCTCCTTTAACATTGCCGAAAGTTACAATTTTGGGCTTACTGTATTATGACTGACACGTTAAAAACAATGATCGTTCTTCCAAGATTTACTGTCTTCATCTAATTCTGACTTGTCGCGATCTCGGTTGATCGTCAGCAAAAAGGAGAGCAAGAACATGAAACGTAACATGTAGGAATATGTACCTATATACATACGCGAAGAATATTATTCGGTGTCCGGAACTAAAAACATAAGTAAGAAACTTTGAACGCGTTTGTTCGTTGAGACGCGTCGCGAAAGACGAATATACGAATAATTTCGAAGGATCGGTGGGCTAGAATATGTCGATGAGATAACGTATAGAatgcgttcatttctacgttttcagTCTTCCTTCCTCTTTCTAAGCT encodes:
- the LOC143177795 gene encoding non-structural maintenance of chromosomes element 3 homolog, with the translated sequence MGSQRDKLHLLEEKSLSQSRVRRKSSNVISLSQPVPSTSSHRRLNNQQQDSNDRSISEDQSQLVNSVIRYLFLLDKRKQVINKIRIIKNAFGGQGKHFQFIMKRTGDLLSKIFGYRLVELENTKYMLVNEIDNTFPHLYPLRGEGCQQVLLFIVLTHIFMHEESCSEELLWDFLTNLGIECSENRHDSYFGNVKHLISEVFVNQGYINKTVVEQNDLSKVEFKWGPRANHEFSRRKSLEFVSQVYNGRPINSWPLQFKALAAWNK